Proteins found in one bacterium genomic segment:
- a CDS encoding EamA family transporter: protein MIPFESVALLPALFFSLSGIFTRMGIDESTPHTGSLIVNLVYFAASVAALLFVDFSAISFNWYWLAFIAAGLASPALSLFFMYRAIQQIGVASNSSLVNSNAIFGAFWAFLLLGERPSALVWSGIALVVAGVYIISGGVQMKGKNKYLLLSIFSAICFGLAHTFRKMGFGGMDSILFGGFLQGLSAAAATPFLLSMANRGKPYVFSRLGVHKFLIAGFFMICAQYGLLLALRWGEVSRVAPLVSTGPLFTLVLVRLILGKKEPITKRITGGALLIVTGVILVVLLR from the coding sequence TTGATTCCATTTGAAAGCGTCGCGCTCCTTCCGGCGCTCTTCTTCTCCCTCTCGGGCATTTTCACCCGCATGGGCATTGATGAGAGCACGCCCCACACCGGGAGCCTGATCGTCAACCTGGTGTATTTCGCCGCCTCCGTGGCCGCGCTTCTCTTCGTGGATTTCTCCGCGATCTCCTTCAACTGGTACTGGCTGGCGTTCATCGCCGCGGGGCTGGCTTCGCCGGCGCTGTCGCTCTTTTTCATGTACCGCGCCATCCAGCAGATCGGCGTGGCCTCGAACAGCTCGCTGGTCAACAGCAACGCGATTTTCGGCGCGTTCTGGGCGTTTCTTCTCCTGGGAGAGCGGCCCTCGGCCCTCGTCTGGTCCGGCATCGCCTTGGTCGTGGCCGGGGTTTACATCATCTCGGGCGGGGTGCAGATGAAGGGGAAGAACAAATATCTTCTCCTCTCCATTTTTTCGGCGATATGCTTCGGCCTGGCGCACACGTTCCGGAAAATGGGCTTCGGCGGAATGGATTCCATTCTCTTCGGCGGATTCCTTCAGGGTCTCTCCGCCGCTGCCGCCACCCCCTTCCTGCTCTCGATGGCGAACCGGGGGAAGCCCTATGTGTTCTCCCGGCTCGGGGTCCACAAATTCCTCATCGCGGGCTTTTTTATGATCTGCGCGCAGTACGGCCTGCTTCTGGCCCTGCGCTGGGGAGAGGTGTCCCGGGTGGCCCCGCTGGTATCCACCGGCCCGCTGTTTACGCTGGTCCTGGTGCGGCTTATCCTCGGAAAGAAGGAGCCGATAACGAAGCGGATCACGGGGGGCGCGCTGCTGATCGTCACCGGCGTGATTTTGGTGGTTCTTC
- a CDS encoding NAD(P)-dependent oxidoreductase, with the protein MAKVLLVDRLYGSPQWDLGSGWLGAEHEMVRPPDYELGTILSLLPDVEGILTVFREVGPEMMDAAPGLKVVAKPGIGYDNIDAAAATARGIMVCNVTGVRGRAVAEHAFFMMLYLARNAWMLDDPAWEHTDAVQLGGKTIGIVGLGDIGRHTALIADGFGMKVLAHTRTPDPSRLPDVDVEFLSFDALLPRSNFLVLCMPLLPETQGILNAAALKRMKKDAMLVNVARGPVAVTEDILQALQQGEIAAAALDVTDPEPLPDDHPLRKMNNVLITPHHASRTPETQVAAIERTRENVSRALAGERPINIVNPEVLER; encoded by the coding sequence GTGGCCAAAGTCTTGCTCGTCGATCGTCTGTATGGAAGTCCCCAGTGGGATCTGGGGAGCGGCTGGCTGGGCGCTGAGCACGAAATGGTCCGCCCGCCGGACTACGAACTCGGGACGATCCTGTCTCTTCTCCCCGATGTCGAGGGGATTCTCACCGTCTTCCGGGAGGTGGGGCCCGAGATGATGGATGCGGCGCCCGGACTGAAGGTGGTCGCCAAGCCGGGGATCGGCTACGACAACATTGACGCCGCCGCCGCGACCGCGCGCGGGATCATGGTGTGCAACGTGACCGGGGTGCGGGGCCGGGCGGTGGCCGAGCATGCCTTCTTCATGATGCTCTATCTGGCCCGAAACGCTTGGATGCTGGACGACCCGGCCTGGGAGCACACCGATGCCGTCCAACTCGGCGGGAAGACGATTGGCATCGTCGGCCTCGGCGACATCGGCCGCCACACGGCGCTGATCGCGGATGGATTTGGGATGAAAGTTCTCGCCCATACGCGCACTCCGGACCCCTCCCGCCTCCCCGATGTGGATGTCGAATTTCTCTCTTTCGATGCTCTTCTTCCGCGCTCGAACTTCCTGGTCCTGTGCATGCCGCTCCTCCCGGAGACGCAGGGTATCCTCAACGCGGCGGCGCTGAAGCGCATGAAGAAAGACGCCATGTTGGTCAACGTGGCGCGCGGGCCCGTGGCCGTGACGGAGGACATCCTCCAGGCGCTCCAGCAGGGGGAGATCGCCGCCGCCGCCCTTGATGTGACCGACCCCGAGCCCCTGCCCGATGATCATCCGCTCAGGAAGATGAACAACGTTCTGATCACGCCCCATCATGCTTCGCGAACGCCGGAGACGCAGGTGGCCGCCATCGAGCGGACACGGGAAAACGTGTCCCGCGCCCTGGCCGGCGAGCGGCCCATCAACATCGTGAATCCCGAGGTGCTGGAGCGGTAG